In Flammeovirgaceae bacterium 311, one DNA window encodes the following:
- a CDS encoding methyltransferase type 11 (COG0500 SAM-dependent methyltransferases), with protein MVKNIISWVIRKVPRRHLQLFSHHVLKVAAILYRGNKVSCPVCNHSFRKFLPYGRKARENALCPNCLALERHRLMYLFLQRKTPFFIKPLKVLHIAPELCFIHRFEQQQNLDYITADIESPLAKVKMDVHQIPFEEATFDVVFCNHVLEHVTNDLQAMQEMHRILKPGGWGIMQIPLFHPLPEVTYEDFSITTPAGREKAFGQDDHVRLFGKDYPDRLRSAGFKVTEDWLARELPPEEQTRYALPQEPVYFVEKRG; from the coding sequence ATGGTAAAAAACATCATCAGCTGGGTAATTCGTAAAGTACCCCGCAGGCACCTGCAGTTATTCAGCCACCATGTATTAAAGGTAGCTGCAATTTTGTACAGAGGCAACAAGGTAAGCTGTCCTGTGTGCAATCATAGTTTCCGTAAATTTCTACCCTATGGCCGCAAGGCCCGTGAAAATGCGCTGTGCCCCAACTGCCTTGCGCTGGAGAGGCACCGGCTTATGTACCTGTTTCTGCAGCGGAAAACGCCTTTTTTTATAAAACCGCTAAAGGTGCTGCATATTGCACCGGAGCTGTGCTTTATTCACCGATTTGAACAGCAGCAGAATTTAGACTACATCACTGCCGATATAGAATCACCGCTGGCCAAAGTAAAAATGGATGTGCACCAGATTCCTTTTGAGGAGGCTACCTTTGATGTGGTATTCTGTAACCATGTGCTGGAGCACGTAACCAATGATCTGCAGGCCATGCAGGAGATGCATCGTATTTTAAAACCGGGTGGCTGGGGCATTATGCAAATTCCCCTCTTCCACCCCCTGCCAGAGGTTACCTATGAAGATTTCAGTATCACCACTCCTGCCGGGCGCGAAAAAGCTTTCGGTCAGGACGACCATGTGCGCCTCTTTGGAAAAGACTACCCCGACCGTCTGCGCAGCGCAGGCTTTAAGGTAACCGAAGACTGGCTGGCCAGAGAATTACCCCCGGAGGAGCAAACACGCTACGCCCTGCCCCAGGAGCCGGTGTATTTTGTGGAGAAGCGGGGGTAA
- a CDS encoding hypothetical protein (COG2128 Uncharacterized conserved protein), producing MLLFLFLFYPYTSNDINDKLAVSTSDAMSAAVYMLPVSLLTAVAEIIKQRTGKSIRISDTNTVLRQQPCAASEIALAVAYANLVLDDPETVTQHHLKMLRSHFSIEQIHELTRFIKEKTSE from the coding sequence ATGTTGCTTTTTCTTTTCCTGTTTTACCCGTATACTAGCAATGATATTAATGATAAATTAGCTGTGTCTACATCTGATGCTATGTCTGCTGCAGTATATATGCTGCCTGTTTCTTTGCTTACGGCAGTTGCAGAAATAATAAAACAACGCACCGGTAAATCAATCAGGATTTCTGATACGAACACTGTTCTTCGGCAACAGCCTTGCGCTGCCAGCGAAATTGCCCTGGCAGTTGCCTATGCCAACCTGGTGCTGGATGATCCCGAAACCGTTACACAGCATCATTTAAAGATGCTGCGCAGCCACTTTTCTATTGAGCAGATTCACGAGCTTACCCGCTTTATAAAAGAAAAAACCAGCGAATAA
- a CDS encoding adenylosuccinate lyase (COG0015 Adenylosuccinate lyase), with product MNLISLTAISPVDGRYRSKVKELAPYFSEFGLIRYRVQIEVEYFLALCQLPLPQLAGVETRQYEKLRQLYLNFGINEAKEIKEIEKTTNHDVKAVEYFLKNRFELLGLGQYKEFIHFGLTSQDINNTAIPLSLKEAVQDQMAPVLRQLRETLKKLSLEWLEQPMLARTHGQPASPTTVGKELGVFVARLKEQVKLIQMIPYAAKFGGATGNFNAHAIAYPDIDWLEFGNDFVNNRLELKRSHPTTQIEHYDHLAALLDNVRRINTILIDLCRDIWQYVAMGYFTQKTKEGEVGSSAMPHKVNPIDFENAEGNLGIANAMLSHLSEKLPISRLQRDLTDSTVLRNLGVPMAHTHIAWKSLLVGLEKLKLNKAAIDQDLEANWAVVAEAIQTILRREGIPNPYEQLKALTRGQGNITEATFKKFIEELEVSPEIKEELGRITPHNYTGIISL from the coding sequence ATGAATCTGATTTCGCTAACGGCCATATCACCGGTAGATGGCCGGTACCGCAGCAAGGTAAAAGAGCTTGCTCCTTATTTTTCTGAATTTGGCCTTATCCGGTACAGGGTACAAATTGAGGTAGAGTATTTTCTGGCCCTGTGCCAGCTGCCCCTGCCCCAGCTGGCTGGTGTAGAAACACGCCAGTACGAAAAGCTGCGGCAGCTGTACCTTAACTTTGGCATTAATGAAGCCAAAGAAATTAAGGAAATCGAAAAAACTACCAATCACGATGTAAAGGCAGTTGAGTATTTCCTGAAAAACCGATTTGAATTGCTGGGCCTGGGCCAGTACAAGGAGTTTATACATTTTGGTCTTACCTCCCAGGATATTAACAACACGGCCATCCCCCTATCGCTGAAAGAGGCGGTGCAAGATCAAATGGCACCCGTTTTAAGGCAGCTGCGCGAAACACTTAAAAAACTTTCGCTGGAGTGGCTGGAACAACCTATGCTTGCCCGCACCCACGGGCAGCCTGCTTCTCCCACCACTGTAGGTAAAGAGCTGGGCGTGTTTGTAGCCCGCCTCAAGGAGCAGGTAAAGCTGATACAAATGATACCCTACGCCGCCAAATTTGGCGGTGCTACCGGCAACTTTAATGCTCATGCCATTGCTTATCCCGATATAGACTGGCTCGAGTTTGGCAACGATTTTGTAAACAACCGCCTGGAGCTGAAACGCAGCCACCCCACTACCCAGATTGAACATTACGATCACCTGGCTGCACTGCTGGATAATGTTCGCCGGATCAATACTATTTTGATTGACCTTTGCCGCGACATCTGGCAATATGTAGCAATGGGCTATTTTACCCAGAAAACAAAAGAGGGTGAGGTAGGATCTTCGGCCATGCCTCATAAGGTAAATCCTATTGATTTTGAAAATGCAGAAGGCAACCTTGGCATCGCTAATGCCATGTTATCGCATTTATCAGAGAAATTGCCTATCAGCCGCCTGCAGCGTGATTTAACAGACTCTACTGTGCTGCGCAACCTGGGCGTACCAATGGCACATACCCACATTGCCTGGAAATCATTACTGGTTGGTCTGGAAAAGCTGAAACTGAACAAAGCGGCTATTGATCAGGACCTGGAGGCTAATTGGGCTGTGGTGGCAGAGGCAATACAGACTATTTTACGCAGAGAGGGCATCCCTAACCCTTATGAGCAGTTAAAAGCCCTCACCAGAGGCCAGGGCAATATTACTGAAGCAACCTTTAAGAAGTTTATAGAAGAGCTGGAGGTAAGCCCTGAAATCAAAGAAGAACTAGGCCGGATTACCCCACATAATTATACCGGCATCATTAGCCTTTAA
- a CDS encoding oxidoreductase fad/nad(p)-binding domain protein (COG1018 Flavodoxin reductases (ferredoxin-NADPH reductases) family 1), translated as MPFGFFKKKQEVEKAPEVKPAPEVKKPSASVHYLNLRIKEVIQETPDAISIVFEHPADKKITYKPGQFFTLIPTVEGKKVRRAYSVCTSPYTDPYPAVTVKRVEGGLVSNFLSNHLKAGDVLEVMEPMGHFTIEPDAAKRRHIVLLGGGSGITPLMSIAKSILTEEPDSQVSLVYANRNLESIIFKKGLEELQAQHGVRLHVVHVLDQPPAGWEGPSGLLTPANLPQLLEKLPQWPASQVEYFVCGPEGLMICVDQTLQALNIPKAQIHKESFVAGKADKTGIDSAVAVPGAGGSEGPKTREVTVILDGEEYKFTVEPDKTILETALDLDIDLPYSCQSGLCTACRGKCMSGKVHMDEDEGLSDSEKEEGYVLLCVGHPKTDDVIIEIG; from the coding sequence ATGCCGTTTGGATTTTTTAAAAAGAAACAAGAAGTAGAAAAAGCACCGGAAGTAAAACCAGCGCCAGAAGTTAAAAAACCTTCTGCATCGGTGCATTACCTGAACCTGCGCATAAAGGAAGTTATACAGGAAACGCCCGATGCAATTTCTATTGTGTTTGAGCACCCTGCCGATAAAAAGATAACTTATAAGCCGGGTCAGTTCTTTACCCTTATTCCCACTGTTGAAGGTAAAAAGGTTAGAAGGGCTTATTCTGTTTGCACCTCACCTTACACCGATCCCTATCCGGCAGTAACTGTTAAAAGGGTAGAAGGAGGACTTGTTTCTAATTTTCTAAGCAACCATTTAAAGGCCGGCGATGTGCTGGAGGTAATGGAGCCGATGGGGCATTTTACCATAGAGCCAGATGCCGCCAAACGCCGCCACATTGTACTGCTGGGGGGTGGCAGCGGTATTACTCCCCTGATGTCTATCGCTAAATCAATTTTGACCGAGGAGCCTGACAGCCAGGTGTCGCTGGTTTATGCTAACCGTAACCTGGAAAGCATTATATTCAAAAAAGGACTGGAAGAACTGCAGGCGCAACATGGAGTACGTTTACATGTAGTTCATGTGCTGGATCAGCCGCCTGCAGGTTGGGAAGGCCCCTCTGGCCTGCTCACCCCTGCAAACCTGCCGCAACTGCTGGAGAAGCTTCCGCAATGGCCCGCCTCACAGGTCGAATATTTTGTTTGCGGACCTGAAGGCCTCATGATCTGTGTAGACCAGACCTTACAAGCCTTAAATATTCCAAAGGCACAGATTCACAAAGAAAGCTTTGTGGCCGGAAAAGCTGATAAAACAGGTATCGATTCAGCGGTTGCTGTGCCTGGTGCTGGTGGCTCAGAGGGTCCGAAAACACGCGAGGTAACCGTAATTCTGGATGGGGAGGAATATAAGTTTACCGTAGAGCCAGATAAAACCATTCTGGAAACAGCACTTGACCTTGATATTGACCTGCCTTATTCCTGCCAGAGCGGCCTGTGCACCGCCTGCCGTGGTAAATGCATGAGCGGAAAAGTGCATATGGACGAAGATGAAGGCCTTTCTGATTCTGAAAAAGAAGAAGGATATGTGCTGCTGTGCGTGGGGCATCCAAAAACCGATGATGTGATCATTGAAATTGGTTAG